The Cuculus canorus isolate bCucCan1 chromosome 10, bCucCan1.pri, whole genome shotgun sequence region GACACACAGCAGTGACGTGTAACGTAACACTTCTCACTGAAGATTGAATTTACTTCATTGCGGATACAAGACACAAGATCGTGTACATCCCCTGGTCTTCCTAAGGTAACTGGGTGTTGTGGACGGTCTTTGCAGAGCCTGTAGGCAAACAGAATTCTACTGCTTGCTTCTTTCCGATCTGTGCTCCCCAAATCATGACATTACCTTCAAATCCTTGTGGTCCTGGGGCACCTGACGGTCCTGGATCCCCAACTATGCCAGGTGATCCAGCAAAGCCATCACGTCCTTTCAAACCAGATCTTCCTGGCAGACCTTTTGGAcctgaaatattaaatagaatTATTACTATCATTATTTCCTCATACTATTGTCTTCACTCCTGCAATCATATTCCAGAGGAGAAATATGTTGCCAGCAGCCATGCTGAGAGATCACCCTTCAAAAGCTGCAGTTACAAACAACTAACGCCAGACCGGGATTCCACGTGATCTGTTGCCTATTTGCATATCAAGAGGTGCAGCTGAACATTAGACAAGGCTAAAAACGTAGCACTGACATCTGAGATAAGCTACTGCTTTTAGCCTGAAGCCACATCGGAGCTGAGACTCAGGCTTCAACCTGACGGCTGTGGAAGTCTGTAAACTCCTCTCTGTCTTGCAAGACTTCTGCCACTATGAAGGGTGCTTAGAATACAAAAGCCTTAGAATTTAGTGGGATGTAAGAGGAGGTGCCTCCCTGTGGTCCTTCAGAATCCACTCAGGACTGTCCTGACCCCAAACTAGAAAGGTCTGGCATGGATtggataaataaaataaagtaagtGTTGAAGGTGTTACAAGTCAAACTATAACAAAATAGTAGAAAGAGACAGAAGGTGTCATGCAGTTGCACAGAGTGACATACCTCTCTACATTAGTCTAAAGACTAATGTAACATTAACTAACATTAGTCTAAAGAAATGGGGGTCTGCGAAACAGATGGGGATCCATCTGCATCACTTTTGTAAATACTAAGTATCAAAAATAGCACAAGCAGGGGTAATTTCCCAACAAACTTGTCTCTTGCCACTGCTCTGCAACATCCATTACCTGACTGCCTGATGAGTACTAATCAAGGCTATCTCAGCTTTTACTTCCTGCATGTTTATTCAGTTTAGGAAGTGACAACAGGAAGCCAGGAACTAACACAGCTCTATTCACCGTGACGGGATTCAGGATAGCATCTAGGGAGAAGGACTGGTGCTACATGATGTTCCCACTCTAGGAGTTTCCTTGAGTGAAAGAGAATACTAACATCTACAGATCGCCTGTATGGCAGTGCTAAGAAAGGAATCATGGGGACCTGCTACACCTAGGAGAGCCAGCTGGTACAGGACCCACCAAAGCTGATTTGTCAAACATTATGAACCACCTGTGCTGAAGCTCCCAGCACTTCTTCAGTTACAGTATTTCACTGACAATTCAAAACGTTCTCAGTGGTGATTCATTTTCATGACCACTCCACCCACAACTACCAACGCTGGTATCAGATCAGCTACGACAGCCTTCTGCACCTAATTCTGGAAACCTAATTAGAAAACGTTATAAacatcatagattcatagaatagtttgggttagaagggaccttaaagatcatgcagttcctCCCCCGCTgcgatgagcagggacacctctcactagatcaggctgcccaaggcccatccaacctggccttcaacacctccagggatggggcagccacaacttctctgggcaccctctgccagtgcctcaccactatcatggtgaagaaattcctccttatgtctaaatGCATGAACAGAAATTATCAAGTAtactttattaataataataaagcatgATATTTGCATGCATTTTACTGGAATTACTTCCTTTATCAGAAAATCCTATAAACCTTCCTAGTGCATTTGAGAAAATAGTGTTGTTCTTACAGAAAGCCGGCGTTTCAGTGATCTGAATGTACTTTTTACCCGGATTTCCAGCTGCACCCTGCAATCCAGGATCTCCATCAAAGCCAGGGACACCATCAACTCCTGGCAGACCTGGTAAGCCTGCAGGGGCTGTGAGTTCTTCTGGCTGTGGGGTTATACCGGGAGCCCCTTGTCGGCCAGGGAGACCTGCACACAGTGCAAATGACAGGGTGAGTACTGACAATGCGGATACAAAGAGCAGTGTGCTAAATTAAAGACTGCCTCAGTACATCAGCACTGGGGATCTTTGTAAAAAGTGGTATGTCAAGCTCTTCCCAGTTTATTCCCATGTCTAAGAAACTGAGTCCCCCACATAAGCCCATTAGGGGATCTCTGAAATTtctcccagcccaaaccatgcGCAATAAAGTACAGCTTTTCAAACCCTCCAGCACTCACCTCGACGGCCCACTTCACCTTTCAGCCCAGGGTGACCAGGATCTCCCGCAGGCCCATCTTTACCTGGCATCCCCATAAGGCCAGGCTCCCCTCTTACACCTGCAAAGATACAGAGCTAAAGACCTCACGGACTAACCGTAGGGTCCTGATTCTGATCCGCAGCCGGGGCACTGAGAAACACACTGATGGTATCAAAAACAACAGCAGTTCAGCTCCGAGATGGAGGGCATCACAAACCTTAAGGAAGAACTCTGCGTCCATTTTGATGTTCAGAATGGCTGCAGAGCCTCAAGACAAGAATTTCCACAGCTACGTAACTAcactttactgaaaaagtattcttccccttccctgggtAACCCAGGCAGCATCTgggaaatacacattttttccatttggacTCCATCTCTATGCacaggacagagggatggggatcTGACAGCCTACAAAGACAGCATACAGTTCTTCACCTGGCAAGTTCTTCATCCTTTCCTGGCTTTTCAGCCGTGCGGTTTCTTTGAAACCTTGCTACTAGAGTTCTTGTTTGCAGGTGCCCTCTGGTCTCCTTTGGCAGAGACAAAAGCCAGAGCAACCTGCTCCCTGCCCTAACCCAGAACAAGATCTCTTAACTCCCACAATCCTCTTAGCCTCTTGTGGAGACACCTCACTATGCCTCTGAGCACACGATAGGTGGGATGACACAGCATCTCCAGTCTTTCCTTAGACAGCATATGCAAGTGGGTACCTGGAGCTGACAAGCACACCACCATCACATGCAGCATTGCATTGCTCTGCTGCATCATCtactcagcaaaaaaaaaacaaagagaagagagaaaaatcattagGGACACTCTGAAAAGCACCTGGAGCTGGCATCACTTGGGTGCTTTTAGAGTCAGCAGGCAAAACGTGCATGGGCCAAAAGCAAAGACTTAAACAAACTCGGCTATGTTTACATCTGAGCGAGGATTTGTTTCAAAGCACATGATATCATACTCTCAAGATGACAGCTGCCAAACCACACCCAGGCCCTTTCAAGGTAAGAGTACCTTTGAATCCAGATGCTCCAGGGAGTCCAACTGGACCAGTGCGTCCCACATCACCCTTAATGCCTCGCAAGCCAAGTACGCCTGGCAAACCTGGGGGTTGCCTGTGTCACCTTGATCAGAAGCTGGGCCAGGAGGCCCTCGTGGTCCTGGAGAACCTGGAAGACCTAGAGCCGACAGGAGGAATTAGCACAATCTGCTCCTGAGGCAAAGCAAATGCTGGTGCTATCTCCAGCACACCTTCCTAAAGGGGTCTTCCTCCCAGAGGAAAAGAACCACACCCCCACCTGCTTATATCCATATAGGTCTCACAAACTTCTACATCCTTTTAACCACAGTCATTTAGCTTCAAATTCTGGGCCCAAGCACAGTCCTTCCCCCACCTGGTAGCTAGCCGGTGACTCAGACATTCCCTAGGAAAATGAGAGCAGTGGTTTCAAATCCTCGGCCAGGGAAAGGCCTACAGTCTCAGCCTCTCCAAGGCTCTGAGGTATCGAATGCCTACCAATGACAATATGACAAATCTTTCAAACCGTACTTGCTGTCAACTCCATGGCAAGTGCTTCATATGTACCTGTCAGTAGCAATGAAGCtttgctgcctcccagctcaCATAAGATACTTCCAAACTTTACACAGAGTCCATGATGACAGCTGTGGAAACAACTGTCCAAAATCGAGCTGGTGTCCAAATGTCAACGTACTACGCGGCACTTCAGTACTTCTCAGTGCCCAGGTCCATCTTCAGTATCAGAATAGGGGAAATTAATAAGGACTAGTGAGCTTTAATAACGAGCTAAATCAAATCAGGGTTCAAGAGCAGGAATTGAAAACGGACCTTCTCATTCTCGATTCCTGACCTAAAACACTTTAAGTTATTAAAGTGACAGTACTCATCCAAGTAATTTTACCTCAGAGCTCTCGAAAGGAACCacataaagaaagagaagtccCCTTAGCTAGTCCACTCTCCTTAAGAGGCCTCTCCATACCTGAGCTCCCATCCGTTCCTGGATGgccagcatccccaggtctCCCAGGTATatcagaaggaagagaagctcCGGGCGTTCCTGGCAAGCCAGGCAGTCCAATAGGACCAGGGGGACCTAGAATGAGAAATATAAAGTAAGAGAGTGTGCCCAAAGCTCTTCAGGGATCTTCACAGATACGGACAGAAGTAGTGGCTGAGCAACGTTTATACTGAGACACAGCCATCTCGCTACATTAGGTGAAACAGCACTACATTCTGCTGTTCAGCAGAAGCACACTGTGAGAACTACATAACCAAGTGGCTCTCAAATATATAGCCACATCACAGATTTCACCTTTACCTGTCAAACTACAAAACACCTCTGTGGCTTCAGGAGTTCTTTGGTAATTCTGTTCACCATGCAGACAATTAACCTGAGCTGCAATGCATCCTGCTGGGCTTCCAGAATGTCAGTAATTACCCATGTCTCCTGATGAGCCTTTTGGTCCAGGGAATCCTAGAGCTCCTCTGCCCAGCCCTGGAGAACCTTCTTCACCCTTTGGACCTGGGGGACCTGCAGGGCCTTTCAGTCCAGCTTCACTCAGGCCTAATTAAACACAGTTAACAAAGATAAGGGAGCATATTCAAACTGCCTAATAGCAGTTAAATTATTACATAAACTGAGTAGTAATACAAACTCAGCCATTTACTaccctctctgctcttttcGGTACAGCAATAGAAAGAGATTTGGTGCCTCACACGCAATTCTGGTTGTGCAAGATGAATTTAAACAATCTGCAAGATGCTGAGAGAGAAGCATATGACACCTCGTAAAACTTCATTTCACCCTTAGTAAGGTAACTTTAATTAGCAGTCTACAAAAGCTCTCCATGTTTAAACAGCTAAAAAATGCCTTAAGTAATACGTAAAACCTAACAGGGGTTTGCCATGCCTTCTATATTTTGACTGTACAgggaaaatcagaatttttccattttaaaagtttattttaatgatttctttcctcttgaaaATATTCCAGGCAAATCTAAATTGTTGTTGGACATAAGCGGTCGTCTCTGGTTTACGTATAGAAGAAAGTTTTCGCCAATCGGTGAGTATGCAGTAGACTAGCTGGGGTGTTGTGAATTTGACAGCAGGATTAGTGATGTTATCATGGACcgagaaattatttttacagtattagGACATTTTGAGCATTGTTTTAACTGTTtatgcaaacaaaatgtttgcaaaCACAAACTGTTAAAAGCTGTGTTTGCCTGTACCTGCATATAATCAGGTCTTTGTGTTTGTAGAGCAAGCGGTGAAGTTAGATGAGCgataaggaaagagaaggtCTCTCTCGGGTCCTTTTATCTGTAGGATGGTTGGAGATTATAACTCTGAAGTTTTCTCTGTGGCACTGCATTGACTTTAAAGCCCACATTGATTGTCATGAACTGTTTTAACAGGAGGGACAGGTCCTTCGTCAGATGCTGGCTGGGGATGTATGCTGCGCTGTGGGCAGATGATGCTGGCACAAGCCCTGATCTGCAGACACTTAGGAAGAGGTGAGTACCTTTGCAGAGTGAACTTCTATGCTGTTTGGATATGGTTTAATCTTTGTTGTAATTTTCCATAAAAGCACAAACCCAAAGTTTattaatgaaattttctttgatGCCCTGATAGAAGTTACTGGTGAATTCTGCTTGTCTGACAGGGCAAAATCATGCCAGCTGAACGCAAGGGAAGAGAAGTAGAGAGAGGGCAAATAGGGAATCCCAGTGACAGTTTTCGTAACTCTTTTTGAGGAATACCCAAACTGAGGCTGAGGGAAAACCGGCCACCATGGGTCTGAGTTCTTACCCTTCTCCTCATTGCTTACATAGCCACCAAATGCTGGCACACAGTGACATAGGATAGACATCATACAGAGCCACGCACCCCTTCACCAGCCCgagctccaaaccccacagCAGATCCCTTTAGTACAAGCGCTTAAGGCTGTATCAGCACCTCACATCCCAGATCACAGGTAAGTATCATAGGCCCAGTCTGTGTAGAGCTGCTGTACCAGTAAATAGATTATTATGGTTAGGGCTGTAATCCTTGCCCTGTTGTGCTGTGATTTCTATGGCAGCATGCTTTGTGGATATATCTCCTTTAATAATTGAATCCACAGAAAGATTTGTCCAATAGAGTAACTGAATCCACAGAACAGAGGTGCAAAGATTTAACTGAAGGAGTAGGCAAACAAATTACCTGAGAAAAACTGGAATACGAACTTGTAGTAGGTAGTTACTTCATACTGTCAACGCCATGTGTGCTTTCCTTTGTCAGTGGATGGGCAGTAACTACCTTACAGTAGAAGCAGGAACACACGTGGCAAAGCTGTGTTTCAGATTTTGCTGTGAGAGGGGGCCAGCATGGTGTTTGGACTTTGCTTTATGGGTCTTATTACCTGATGTATGCTTACAAATCTAACAAAATCTAAACGGAGCGTATAGTTTGAAACAGTCTTGAAAGCTCACATACAGCAGTAGCTGTCAGTTCTCTGCAGTGGTCGCTTGGAATATATTTGcagctgacatttttattgGATTTCCCCAGATTTCACAGTCTAACCTGTGATGCTAAAGGACTGCTTGCTCATAAAGGACAGGCTGTGACTTCTAGGAACTCTAAACAAAATGTAGAGATGAATTGTACATCAGTCTCTTAACAGTTTGTTGTGCAGATTTCTGCTATCTAGAAATTTGATAAGGACGATGGGAacactattattttttaatctctatgacttttttttcccgGTAAGATTGGCAAtgggaaaaacacaaaaaacaaccagaagaatACCACAGAATCTTACGGTGCTTTCTAGATAGAAAAGATTGCTGTTATTCCATCCACCAAATGGGTAAGAACGCACTTCAACTGTCTTCCCCCGCTGAAACTCCTACCGTGTTGGAACTTTCTAACTTGAAATATGTTaatctaaaattttaaaattataattatgaAGACAGTGTATGTCTATTACTTATAATGCATGCAAATGGGCACAAAGTAGAATAATTATGAAGCTGAGATCTAAATAAATCTGTAGGCAGAGTGTAGCTCTTGATAAAGTATGTAAGCCTTGGGTGCCAGAGTTGATGGTGTTAATTTAAGCAGTCACAGAGCTTATTGCTGTAATTTGTAATAAAGGACACTTATAGTTGTGTTTCTTGTTACAGTTTAGaaactttttgtatttcttattaCCGTTTAGAGACTTTTATGTAGCCATCATTAAGATCTGGAAAGAGCATAGACTGAGAAAATAAGTGTTGTTGCTCCATACATTTTGCAATTGCTCTAGGACGTACGACAGAGTATTAGTAGGTTATGCTATTTAACAAATATGTTGTGACCAGACTCTCTGTGgtcttttttctgtgtgtgtgtgttttccctCATGAGAACAGCACAGATGGGTGTTGGCGAAGGAAAATCAATTGGAGAATGGTTTGGACCAAATACAGTTGCTCAAGTACTCAAGTAAGTCAAATCACTCTGTCTCATTCAGAATGTACTCCCCTGGGGCAGCTAAGTTCAGAGACCGAGGTGTGGCCCAAGATGCAGCAGGGATTTACAGGCTGTTATCCTTCTCTCTCGGAACTGGGAATATATAGGCCATGTGTTGGGCAGGTACTGAGTTGGGGTTGGGTGAGTTCTAAATTTTAATGTACCACGAGCCTgaggaagagctgcaggaaggTCTCTCCTGCTATGCCATCCAAGCAGTAAGAGCTGGAGATGGGTATTCCTTTCCATAGAGAGGCACGGCTTTGACAGGTCAGGAGTGCCACCGTCCAGATCAGTGTGCTGATAGTATTCAGGAGTGAAGCCATCCAGGCCAAGGAGGGAACTGAACTGCAGTTTCTCACTGTCTGAGCTGCAGTTCTGCCTGAAGGCAGCTGTAGAAAACACGGGCAGCTTCTCCTGATCGAGGAGCCACACTCAAACTTTTGAGTTGACTCTGCTCCATTTTGGAGGGATAGGTGAAGGTGCCAAGTCTTAAGTGGAGGCTAGACGGTGCTCAACTGCAGTTCTTTGCAGCCCTGGGACAGCTGTGCCCTGGGTTCCAGCTCTTTACACTTACAAATTCTTCCTGGCTTGTTTCAGACAGCTGACTTTGCTCGCACAGCTTAAGCTCCCTTCCCCAGAGTTTTGGATTTCAGACAAGGGAACTGAAACCTGTGTGCTGCAATGACTCCCTCCTAATTTCTGAGTGCCGAAAACCTTTAAGTTGATCTAGCTTTTAACAGCCCGAGTCTGCTGTCCACAAGCGCACAGATATAGTTCCACTGAATTCAGTGGAGCTCCTTAAGCAAAAAGTAATGTGCAAAACTGGtacaggatttttttacttctctagACAATGCCAGGCATAATTGGCAGGATCCCATTGCAGCAGCTCTTAAATGCGGTAAAGTAATAAACCCAGTTATGTGTTTGACCTGTTACTGTCACTGCATTTGGCAAAAGGATAAACCAGTTTTCACGTGGTCCATTGTGTGTGCTTTTCCTGGTACAActccatatttatttttctgaatacagTAAGCATTAAGCATGCAAAGTTATCTTTTTATTacatggagatttttttcaaaaccaacCAATATGGTTGTCTaaagaaacaatttaattttttattagaGAACCATCTAATTCTCCTGGATGAAAAGCTACCCTTGTGGTCCTAATTAGTATACATTAATTACTACCTTAATGTTTTCTAGGAAGCTTGCTTTATTTGATGAATGGAATTCATTAGCGGTTTATGTATCTATGGACAATACAGTTGTCATTGAAGACATCAGTAAGTGAAACATTACTTCTCTGGTTACAGTTTTTGATTTGACTCCACTTTCCTGAATATATACCTACGTatgaacaaaataataatgCTAGTAATAAATGGAATGTCAGTCCTTAATTCTCATCCGCCAGTCATTTATCTTGCGTATCACTAATGTGCTAGCACATACAGAATTACTTCTGCCTAAGTGTGACCAGTTCCATGCCCTGCTCCTTTTGTCCTAAAGTAGGAGCTCTACAAAGATGTCTGGCAAAGTAGCTTCATTCATGATTGAAAGGAAGATCTGTTCTGTGTTCCCTTGTGCATTCATTGATTTGTGTTTTTACTCCCACAGAGAAAATGTGTTGGTCCCCTCCCCAGAGCAGCGGCGCGGCCCACCGCGCTGCACGTTTGCACAGAAGTGCTCTTGGCCGAAATAAGAACACAGCAGGATTCTGCACAGGCTGGAAGCCCCTCTTGCTTATTATACCTCTACGGCTAGGGATAAATCATATAAATCCAGTATATATCGATGCATTTAAAGTAAGGGGGTTTTCAGTGAATTGTTTGTTATTGTGAAATAAGTACCTGTCACATCAATAAACAAATCAACTgcaatttaactttttttcccctttgaacTCCTAGGAATGCTTTAAGATGCCACAGTCCTTGGGAGCATTAGGAGGGAAACCAAATAATGCCTATTATTTCATAGGATTTTTAGGTAAGAGAAAAGAGACACTTAGACCATATATGCATATGGTCTAAACAGAACGGGTTTTTCTGAAGGGGAAATGGCAAGCGGTTTAAgtagaagaaatgaagaaacataCATCAGTACTTCAAGAAGGGTATCATATCATCTGTGCAGGAACGGAAAAATAGCAAAGCTAGATGTGAGAATAAGGAGTGATGTAAGTAAGAACAACACACTACAAATAGTGAATGGCATTCAACAAGTGTCAAATGTCACTACtgctaaaatactttttcctcctcattaatattttctaatgaagggtatcttgttttattctttgctgCACGGTTTCCTTAATTCTTTTCTCGTATTTCAAACTTTTTCTGACAATGGTAACTTTTTCATCTTCCATGCCTTCctttgttaatgaaaataatagttGGTACTAAATTCAGTCTTCATTTTATGGATATATTGTTCTTCCCTTTGTAAAACCTGATCTGTTGTAGTTAGATTTCTTTGTTCCAGTTTCTGAATGAACGCCTACAGGGATTACAGATTGTGTTTGTGGTCATCCTGTATTTTCGACCTGTGGAATGTTGGGGTTTACAgtagtttgcatttttaaaaaaatgtgctggACCTCAcatagaaaagggaaaatacgCGACCAAGTTAGAAAAACCAACCCCATCTTCTAGAGTAACAGGTCACAATAGAAAAAATACACTCAATACCCTCTTGGAAACTATTGTGCTTATCTTTTGATTTCTCCCTGGCTAGAAAGTCTGTTGGCTGTCACGATAAtc contains the following coding sequences:
- the LOC104066511 gene encoding cysteine protease ATG4A → MLRCGQMMLAQALICRHLGRDWQWEKHKKQPEEYHRILRCFLDRKDCCYSIHQMAQMGVGEGKSIGEWFGPNTVAQVLKKLALFDEWNSLAVYVSMDNTVVIEDIKKMCWSPPQSSGAAHRAARLHRSALGRNKNTAGFCTGWKPLLLIIPLRLGINHINPVYIDAFKECFKMPQSLGALGGKPNNAYYFIGFLGNELIYLDPHTTQSFVDSEENGTVDDESFHCQQAPHRMKIMSLDPSVALGFFCKEECDFDNWCTLVQKEILKQQSLRMFELVQKHPPHWPPFIPPAKPEVTTTGAELIESTDKLFEVEEEFEILSV